Proteins encoded in a region of the Spiroplasma endosymbiont of Amphimallon solstitiale genome:
- a CDS encoding transposase-like zinc-binding domain-containing protein, whose translation MNKNTVKEILNNLSDKDFIEIFRENKTRIKQIEKKEKFEAVEQKFKEKGIQCPDCSSFLCTKYGSKDYKQRYKCKSCNITFHAFKNHYFYWSHLSHDQWDLLIQIATLGQSAYIISQFINTTNKTAWFNRQKFMKSTQLVKTQNQFVKLKARIEIDETFIKEIHKGNFKDPNDPRKQWIEENAKDLNCCIQMAIDENRNIYAQTTNTKRLNKKWVQENLTSKLIEENSIIVCDMQVYDTVAKQTKSTIQQFKSKENKELNYKKLSNVSKIQSSLKEFITHYHGIGFTNIQNYLNLWKWKYQHYGLTPYQKSNVLYFSL comes from the coding sequence ATGAATAAAAATACAGTAAAAGAAATTTTAAATAATTTGTCTGATAAAGATTTTATTGAGATTTTTAGAGAAAATAAAACTAGAATTAAACAAATTGAGAAAAAAGAAAAATTTGAAGCAGTCGAACAAAAATTCAAAGAGAAAGGGATTCAATGTCCAGATTGTAGTTCTTTTTTGTGTACTAAATATGGTAGTAAAGATTATAAGCAAAGATATAAATGTAAAAGTTGTAATATTACTTTTCATGCTTTTAAAAATCATTATTTTTATTGAAGTCATTTATCTCATGATCAATGAGATTTATTGATACAAATAGCTACTTTAGGTCAATCTGCTTACATTATTTCTCAATTTATTAATACTACAAATAAAACTGCCTGATTTAATCGTCAAAAATTTATGAAATCAACACAATTAGTAAAAACACAAAATCAATTTGTAAAATTAAAAGCTAGAATTGAAATTGACGAAACTTTTATCAAAGAAATTCATAAAGGAAACTTTAAAGATCCAAATGATCCAAGAAAACAATGAATTGAAGAAAATGCTAAAGATTTAAATTGTTGTATTCAAATGGCAATTGATGAAAACCGAAATATCTATGCTCAAACAACAAATACTAAAAGATTAAATAAAAAATGAGTACAAGAAAACTTAACATCGAAACTTATCGAAGAAAATTCAATTATAGTTTGTGATATGCAAGTATATGATACAGTAGCTAAACAAACTAAATCCACTATCCAGCAGTTTAAATCAAAAGAAAATAAAGAATTAAATTATAAAAAATTAAGTAATGTCAGTAAAATACAATCAAGTTTAAAAGAATTTATTACTCATTACCATGGCATTGGATTTACCAATATTCAAAATTACCTCAATTTATGGAAATGAAAATATCAACACTACGGATTAACCCCTTATCAAAAATCCAATGTGTTATATTTCAGTTTGTAA